Proteins from a genomic interval of Bifidobacterium longum subsp. infantis ATCC 15697 = JCM 1222 = DSM 20088:
- a CDS encoding VOC family protein has product MLDHLTLHVKDIDRSITFYKQALAPLGYIVKAHHEPTLGFGVDDGTLHSDFYVSPIDGPEAEASPVTPVTHIAFLADSQQAVQAFHAAALAAGGRDNGAPGPRPYHPGYYSAFVLDPDGNNIEAVVDWAHSNE; this is encoded by the coding sequence ATGCTGGACCATCTGACGTTGCACGTGAAAGACATCGACCGTAGCATCACATTCTACAAACAGGCGCTCGCACCGCTCGGCTATATCGTCAAGGCGCATCATGAGCCCACGCTCGGATTCGGCGTGGATGATGGAACCCTGCACTCCGATTTCTACGTGTCACCGATTGACGGGCCGGAGGCGGAGGCTTCGCCGGTCACGCCGGTCACACACATCGCGTTCCTGGCTGACAGCCAGCAAGCCGTGCAGGCGTTCCATGCAGCCGCGCTCGCCGCCGGCGGCCGAGACAACGGCGCTCCCGGTCCGCGCCCGTACCATCCCGGCTATTACTCCGCATTCGTGCTGGACCCGGATGGCAATAACATCGAAGCCGTCGTGGATTGGGCTCATTCGAACGAGTAA
- a CDS encoding MFS transporter yields MRGLSVLSRALRWALVGMTFSMLSNAIFEGSVIPSILIVGLPAWVIAFRKTFNLVIDFASPISAWIVQRFGSFRSLATTEGVEGVLCLAVALVPNGWTYWKWLLLALSCLLLMTGQVIDVASEVFEVDAAGDDDDMLVKYSGYVAVIASVAGTLLGQVAGSALANASIMAMLLTSSALSFACALTRFRTREFMPGFGNDGAGGGDGDGSADESTAADTSHAPQRTPVTRLTRVRLLVASLLLALIPSLWASYALLGIGSRYGSDMLTVVYAFGGVGSIIGSFVYMRLSAKLGMRAVSAIGAIATAISLAAVLVPEFAAVCVGWLINNLGYGLLAHGVIVSRQLLLSGGDLAKFSGRARFAYAIGGAVGTWGGWLGSAHWQILAVVALVLCAGFIPLLKAMPGPVRH; encoded by the coding sequence ATGCGAGGATTATCGGTATTGAGCAGGGCGTTGCGATGGGCGTTGGTGGGTATGACGTTTTCGATGCTGTCCAACGCGATTTTCGAGGGGTCGGTGATTCCTTCGATTCTGATCGTCGGACTGCCGGCATGGGTGATCGCGTTCCGCAAGACGTTCAATCTGGTCATCGACTTCGCTTCTCCGATATCCGCATGGATCGTGCAGCGGTTCGGCTCGTTCCGTTCGCTTGCGACCACGGAGGGCGTGGAAGGCGTACTGTGCCTGGCGGTCGCGCTGGTGCCCAACGGTTGGACGTATTGGAAGTGGCTGCTGCTGGCCCTGTCATGCCTGCTGCTGATGACCGGGCAGGTCATCGACGTGGCCTCCGAAGTGTTCGAGGTGGATGCGGCCGGCGACGACGATGACATGCTCGTCAAGTACAGCGGCTACGTCGCCGTGATTGCCAGCGTGGCCGGTACGTTGCTGGGCCAGGTTGCCGGATCGGCCTTGGCCAACGCCTCCATCATGGCCATGCTGCTCACCTCGTCGGCACTGTCATTTGCCTGCGCGCTGACGCGATTCCGCACCCGCGAGTTCATGCCGGGATTCGGCAACGATGGTGCGGGCGGCGGTGACGGCGACGGCTCCGCCGACGAATCCACGGCGGCCGACACGTCACACGCGCCGCAGCGCACTCCGGTCACCCGCTTGACCCGGGTCAGACTGCTGGTCGCATCGCTGCTGCTTGCGCTGATTCCGTCGCTGTGGGCAAGCTATGCGTTACTGGGCATCGGCTCCCGGTACGGCAGCGATATGCTGACCGTGGTCTACGCATTCGGCGGCGTGGGCAGCATCATCGGATCGTTTGTCTACATGCGGCTCTCCGCAAAACTCGGCATGCGCGCCGTGTCCGCCATCGGGGCAATCGCCACGGCGATTTCCCTTGCCGCCGTACTGGTTCCCGAGTTTGCCGCGGTGTGCGTCGGATGGCTCATCAACAACCTCGGCTATGGCCTGCTGGCGCATGGCGTGATCGTATCGCGACAACTGCTGCTGAGCGGTGGTGACCTGGCCAAATTCAGCGGCCGTGCCAGGTTCGCGTATGCGATCGGCGGTGCCGTCGGCACGTGGGGCGGCTGGCTCGGCTCCGCCCACTGGCAGATACTCGCCGTCGTGGCCCTGGTACTGTGCGCCGGATTCATCCCGTTGCTCAAGGCCATGCCTGGCCCGGTACGGCACTGA
- a CDS encoding Type 1 glutamine amidotransferase-like domain-containing protein — protein MVTMLLTSIFRNASSAVHEVEPHPQGKRVAFIPTASAVEPWGPVHSALSKRALQRLGFEVEQLDVEDVPSGSAERVTRSIAEADYIYVGGGNTFFLLQELRRTGADRAIIEQVRAGMPYIGESAGSVITAPDIGYIKLMDRTDKAPDLTDYAGLGLADFCVVPHHHAAAMGHAAQRILDRYGADLSLKPLTNRQALLVKDGKTRLLR, from the coding sequence ATGGTTACGATGCTGCTGACTTCGATATTCCGCAACGCCTCGTCCGCCGTGCATGAAGTCGAACCGCATCCGCAAGGCAAGCGGGTCGCGTTCATCCCGACGGCGAGCGCCGTGGAACCGTGGGGGCCAGTTCACTCGGCGTTGAGCAAACGCGCGCTGCAACGCCTCGGTTTCGAGGTGGAGCAACTGGATGTGGAAGATGTGCCGAGCGGGTCCGCCGAACGCGTCACGCGTAGCATCGCCGAGGCCGACTACATCTATGTGGGCGGCGGCAACACGTTCTTCCTCCTGCAGGAGTTGCGCCGCACCGGCGCCGACCGGGCCATCATCGAGCAGGTGCGCGCCGGCATGCCGTACATCGGCGAGTCCGCGGGCTCGGTCATCACGGCACCTGACATCGGCTATATCAAGCTCATGGACCGCACGGACAAAGCCCCCGATCTCACCGATTACGCAGGATTGGGCTTGGCTGATTTCTGCGTGGTCCCCCACCATCATGCAGCGGCCATGGGCCACGCCGCACAACGCATTCTCGACCGGTATGGCGCCGATCTCAGTCTCAAGCCCCTCACCAACCGGCAGGCCCTGCTCGTCAAGGATGGCAAAACCCGGTTGCTGCGATGA
- a CDS encoding isochorismatase family protein, whose translation MTKALIVVDVQPTFCEGGELGVEGGNAVAERIADYVNAHRSEYAYIATTQDWHIEPGAHWSAEPDFVDTWPKHGAAGTPNAELHTAIKALNIQHHFKKGQYSAAYSGFEGIEDNTDRIQTREEVTAEQSAGKTLANALKAAGVSRVDVVGIAESHCVKDTALDAGKLGFEVTVFEGLTVPVSEELGVAARKQMTAASITLAESR comes from the coding sequence ATGACCAAGGCACTGATTGTGGTGGATGTGCAGCCGACGTTCTGTGAAGGCGGCGAACTGGGAGTCGAAGGCGGCAACGCGGTCGCCGAGCGGATCGCCGATTATGTGAACGCGCATCGCAGCGAGTACGCGTATATCGCAACCACGCAGGACTGGCATATCGAGCCGGGCGCGCACTGGTCGGCGGAACCGGATTTCGTGGACACGTGGCCGAAGCATGGTGCGGCCGGCACGCCGAACGCCGAATTGCATACGGCGATCAAGGCGCTGAATATCCAGCATCATTTCAAGAAGGGCCAGTATTCGGCGGCATATTCCGGTTTTGAGGGCATCGAGGACAATACCGACCGTATCCAGACCCGCGAGGAGGTCACGGCCGAGCAATCCGCCGGCAAGACGCTGGCCAATGCGCTGAAGGCCGCCGGCGTGAGTCGCGTGGATGTGGTGGGCATCGCCGAATCGCATTGCGTCAAGGACACCGCGCTCGATGCCGGGAAGCTTGGTTTCGAGGTCACCGTGTTCGAGGGCCTGACCGTACCGGTCAGCGAGGAGCTCGGTGTCGCTGCCCGCAAACAGATGACGGCGGCCAGCATCACATTGGCCGAGTCCCGCTGA